From a region of the Asterias amurensis chromosome 2, ASM3211899v1 genome:
- the LOC139954599 gene encoding reelin-like: MMGTRLDVIPECTTEEASSLLISMVCGRDALPLHTVSSDLMFVLQIGSTTIDNPSYSVKAILLQYTVNNAINWHLIESHDLVDYQRAQRLSYSLPTRAKGRAVRFRWWQPQHDGPGNDQWVIDNIQLVMLRSHMLNRYHQ; encoded by the exons ATGATGGGGACCAGACTAGATGTAATCCCAGAGTGTACCACGGAGGAAGCGTCTTCTCTTCTAATCAGCATGGTGTGTGGAAGAGATGCTCTACCACTGCACACAGTTTCAAG TGACCTGATGTTCGTCCTGCAAATCGGCAGCACCACCATTGATAACCCAAGCTATTCTGTCAAGGCCATCCTCCTACAATACACAGTCAATAACGCCATCAACTGGCACCTGATTGAGTCACATGACCTAGTGGACTACCAGCGGGCACAGAGATTGTCCTACAGCCTGCCTACGAGGGCCAAGGGTAGAGCTGTCAGGTTCCGTTGGTGGCAGCCTCAGCACGATGGGCCAGGGAACGACCAATGGGTAATCGATAACATACAACTCGTTAT GTTACGAAGCCATATGTTAAACCGCTACCACCAGTGA